A genome region from Nocardioides cynanchi includes the following:
- the mads7 gene encoding methylation-associated defense system protein MAD7, translated as MKVDLPKNLRTFTFRELTVVDTNDTDVERMLTQIFEMAIKQGRTATNLAAAKQYDEKRAALGRSNRLVGFGDGRGQAVLDGWLRASVVEMGRAGLSRATEQMQYFRPTTVAVFRAGFPSRSRHRGADLIVYRELLREAMARRPEDGEGKAKTWIHERFKTAFGRGVDFSDPPKWGPSYDGAADLDITALLSLYFLEEFEEKTASPDKDLAIDSPVPAATRPLGTDVLDYIQAYGDRAPALVMSQHLAAIIGLRLFQLPLRSALATRALIETEGELTADMAGPSASNPLEQYVDFTGDKGSQSDLLARECVQRDLEVTRQFFWDRLYLLSMRTAPVSKPIFEDDATSAAEKLAQLARSKEAPKVEAHLEYLFSLVEQENTQTDDEDTTPFLAAMAADSRPIADRLTDVLVEALKKRGYENAFKWFWSTGGIKTDVGILAGALKARPSWTYAPSDKLLASLLAVIFARSGGGPALAELPIRDVLDQLQSRFGLLVDRPPAGLDSAENRAAAAHNLEAFKYRLQLLGVFEGLSDDLSAQRVLNPLVNLREGE; from the coding sequence ATGAAGGTCGACCTGCCGAAGAACCTCCGCACGTTCACGTTCCGTGAGCTCACCGTCGTCGACACTAACGACACTGACGTCGAGCGCATGCTCACCCAGATATTCGAGATGGCCATCAAGCAGGGGCGGACCGCAACCAATCTCGCTGCCGCCAAGCAGTACGACGAGAAGCGCGCCGCGCTCGGCCGCAGTAACCGTCTCGTCGGCTTCGGTGACGGCCGCGGTCAGGCCGTCCTAGACGGCTGGCTACGGGCATCGGTCGTCGAGATGGGCCGAGCTGGCCTCAGCCGCGCAACTGAGCAGATGCAGTATTTCCGCCCCACGACGGTCGCCGTCTTCCGTGCAGGGTTCCCATCTCGCAGCCGGCACCGCGGCGCCGACCTGATCGTCTACCGCGAGCTGCTGCGTGAAGCGATGGCTCGTCGCCCGGAAGACGGCGAGGGCAAGGCGAAGACGTGGATCCATGAGCGGTTCAAGACCGCCTTTGGGCGCGGCGTGGACTTCAGCGACCCGCCGAAGTGGGGACCGTCGTACGACGGCGCCGCGGACCTCGACATCACAGCCCTGCTTTCCCTGTACTTCCTGGAGGAGTTCGAGGAGAAGACAGCGTCGCCCGACAAGGACCTCGCCATCGACTCGCCGGTCCCGGCGGCAACACGGCCATTGGGGACCGACGTCCTCGACTACATCCAGGCGTACGGTGATCGAGCGCCCGCCCTAGTGATGTCTCAACACCTCGCCGCCATCATCGGCCTGCGGCTCTTCCAGCTGCCGTTGCGCTCAGCTCTTGCCACCCGTGCCCTGATTGAGACCGAAGGGGAACTCACCGCCGACATGGCCGGGCCCTCCGCCTCGAATCCGCTGGAGCAGTACGTTGACTTTACCGGTGACAAGGGATCGCAGTCGGACCTACTGGCTCGTGAATGCGTGCAGCGGGACCTTGAGGTCACTCGGCAGTTCTTTTGGGATCGCCTCTACCTGCTGTCGATGCGCACCGCCCCGGTCTCCAAGCCGATCTTCGAGGACGACGCGACCAGCGCTGCGGAGAAGTTAGCTCAGCTCGCAAGGTCGAAGGAAGCGCCCAAAGTCGAGGCCCACCTGGAATACCTCTTCTCACTGGTCGAGCAGGAGAACACGCAGACGGACGACGAGGACACGACGCCGTTCCTCGCCGCGATGGCCGCAGACTCCAGGCCGATCGCCGACCGGCTCACCGACGTGCTCGTCGAGGCACTGAAGAAGCGGGGCTACGAGAACGCGTTCAAGTGGTTCTGGTCGACCGGCGGAATCAAGACCGACGTTGGCATCCTGGCAGGTGCACTCAAGGCGCGGCCGTCATGGACATACGCGCCGTCGGACAAGCTGCTGGCGTCGCTCCTCGCGGTCATCTTCGCCCGCTCAGGAGGCGGACCCGCCCTCGCCGAACTCCCGATCCGCGACGTGCTCGATCAGCTCCAGAGTCGGTTCGGGCTCTTGGTCGATCGGCCGCCGGCAGGGCTGGACTCGGCGGAGAACCGGGCGGCTGCGGCGCACAACCTTGAGGCCTTCAAGTATCGGCTTCAGCTGCTCGGCGTCTTCGAAGGCCTAAGCGACGACCTTAGCGCCCAGCGGGTTCTCAACCCGCTGGTCAACTTGAGGGAGGGCGAATGA
- a CDS encoding protein kinase domain-containing protein, with the protein MAELVVYSYVGPGERDTAETLASELPADWVIVAGRALPTPQKDDIDLLVVGANRVFVLEQKHWGPAIQVENGGWLVKGELRQSPIGRNSQVAKILAGVLKSAIPGYSAAAKGSHLVEARVVLSHPKLDLDTSNYPYDDDQILPLSEAAEVLQHADSGVTGFQQIRHKVIDFVSGLSVRETKPLKLGPFDVESEVEGVGRSRVFYAKDSDGDPALLRAYPMDGWGLGIDVQQLVTHERQATKKIADIQRSWPVEATFVDEVRRWIVLPTRPIPSVSLARHAAAGKLDVKRGHGLTERAAGIVLDAFDALAEVHQTGVAHRGLMPERVLVGKNDRVLFRDFYLAHADSQVTVGPIVADTVDGSVPFRAPEVAQFIGGASPKADVYSLALTLLWWINGDVAVKDSAVIKAAASAVAQLDAVTQLLAECLADELADRPEAAEVAAKLRELLQPPPPPSPPGTPPAAPGASGEEGPLDLFAVGNAVGPNGRWRIERMLGQGGFASSWLATDTQVNAQRVIKQYHAAEAVANAQLEFEAAAKLHHPRCARVWDFSPVPPVYLVSDYIAGRTLKELGQERTATEEDYRKIALDILEALAYLHDEGQLHRDISPNNIVVRDDGHGVLIDFGLSVARADAHSVVGTPWYMAPEVATGNWSVSADLYALGASLLHAMLGRPPFRDWDKNELDPLTAEEEETWGPTGAAVANALFKLVALSPQDRLLDGDPVTAASFAAYLKTVAAAKVEEGREAINPTVLSLRRLYRGSAVGNAGNRGLDDEFARHTYVETRLDTRLTPSVLAGELDVVLLTGNPGDGKTSYLYTLREYLFETGAHDVVEPTAAGWRMKRGSRTYAAVYDASEARDGKTSDEILSEALMGDAEHTALVAINDGRLLNFFVAHQDVFPDCYVAVSRYSQGQPTDTPRIAIVDLKRRSVAPTAPDDHGLAGAVLDSFVAPALWTDCRTCTARGVCPILANRNLLREAGKSPLLELVSISHLRRKRRATFRDVRSAIAWTITGDRGCEDIHAALADGRDLRMTDDSRVFDVAFDAGNQDYLVAEWATVDPDLLSAPGVERALRDGRFVLDGGRRPGSEKRQLFFDGAGQSGVGRGEVRAYRFFDEFVGVLDGREDIEFVLAKVLLGLSRVLGAHGYRGSALALLDGESAGWSVLREIPAEEFTLEPLPTDATYVEQQPDGLKLSHALGTIVLTLDSYELVRRAAEGEILGDAGSDAVKLELSAFGNVLRTTPAHRVQVVDPAGRPDAIKIVDGVITREGANA; encoded by the coding sequence GTGGCTGAGCTAGTCGTCTACTCCTATGTAGGCCCGGGTGAGCGGGATACCGCCGAGACCTTGGCGTCCGAGTTGCCCGCCGATTGGGTAATCGTTGCGGGCCGAGCCCTGCCGACGCCACAGAAGGACGACATCGACCTGCTCGTCGTCGGGGCCAACCGCGTCTTCGTGCTTGAGCAGAAGCATTGGGGTCCCGCCATCCAGGTCGAGAATGGCGGCTGGCTGGTTAAGGGTGAGCTTCGGCAGAGCCCCATCGGCCGCAACAGCCAGGTCGCCAAGATCCTCGCCGGTGTACTCAAGAGCGCGATTCCTGGTTACAGCGCGGCCGCCAAGGGGAGCCACCTTGTCGAAGCGCGAGTTGTTCTTTCGCATCCAAAACTTGATCTCGACACCAGTAATTACCCGTACGACGACGACCAGATCCTCCCGCTCTCGGAAGCCGCCGAGGTCTTGCAGCACGCCGATAGCGGCGTCACCGGCTTCCAGCAGATCCGCCACAAGGTGATCGACTTCGTCAGCGGACTGAGTGTGCGGGAGACCAAGCCGTTGAAGCTCGGACCGTTCGATGTCGAATCGGAGGTCGAGGGTGTAGGACGCTCGCGCGTGTTCTACGCCAAGGACAGCGATGGCGATCCCGCACTGCTGCGGGCGTACCCGATGGACGGCTGGGGACTAGGCATCGACGTGCAGCAGCTCGTGACGCACGAGCGCCAGGCCACGAAGAAGATCGCTGACATCCAGCGCTCCTGGCCGGTCGAGGCGACGTTCGTCGATGAGGTTCGGCGCTGGATCGTCCTCCCGACGCGGCCGATCCCGAGCGTCTCTCTCGCCCGCCACGCCGCTGCAGGCAAGCTCGACGTCAAGCGCGGCCACGGCCTCACCGAGCGGGCCGCCGGGATCGTCCTCGACGCTTTCGACGCCCTCGCCGAGGTGCACCAGACAGGGGTCGCGCACCGCGGCCTGATGCCTGAACGCGTCCTGGTCGGCAAGAACGACCGGGTCCTTTTCCGCGACTTCTACCTCGCACATGCAGATAGTCAGGTCACAGTCGGACCGATCGTGGCCGACACCGTCGACGGTTCGGTCCCCTTCCGCGCGCCCGAAGTCGCCCAGTTCATCGGCGGGGCGTCCCCGAAAGCAGACGTCTACTCCCTCGCGCTGACCCTGCTGTGGTGGATCAACGGAGATGTAGCCGTCAAGGATTCCGCTGTGATCAAGGCGGCTGCGTCTGCCGTCGCCCAACTCGACGCCGTCACTCAGCTCCTCGCCGAATGCCTGGCCGACGAGCTGGCCGACCGCCCCGAGGCAGCAGAGGTCGCAGCGAAGCTGCGGGAGCTCCTCCAGCCGCCGCCACCGCCGTCACCACCCGGTACTCCACCCGCGGCGCCAGGCGCTAGTGGCGAGGAGGGGCCACTTGACTTGTTCGCCGTCGGCAATGCCGTCGGGCCGAACGGGCGCTGGCGCATCGAGCGCATGCTCGGTCAAGGCGGCTTCGCGTCCTCGTGGCTGGCGACCGACACCCAGGTGAACGCTCAGCGCGTCATCAAGCAGTATCACGCGGCCGAGGCGGTAGCGAATGCGCAATTGGAGTTTGAAGCGGCGGCGAAACTGCACCACCCGCGCTGTGCGCGGGTCTGGGACTTCTCACCGGTGCCGCCCGTCTACTTAGTATCGGACTACATCGCGGGCCGAACCCTGAAGGAGCTGGGTCAGGAGCGTACGGCGACAGAGGAGGATTACCGCAAGATCGCTCTGGACATTCTGGAAGCGCTTGCCTACCTTCACGACGAAGGCCAGCTGCACCGCGACATCTCGCCCAACAACATCGTCGTGCGCGACGACGGCCATGGAGTCCTGATCGACTTCGGGCTCTCGGTCGCCCGAGCCGACGCGCATTCTGTTGTGGGGACTCCCTGGTACATGGCCCCCGAGGTAGCAACCGGAAACTGGTCGGTGTCCGCTGACTTGTACGCACTCGGAGCGAGCCTGCTCCATGCGATGCTCGGCCGGCCGCCGTTCAGGGATTGGGATAAGAACGAGCTCGATCCACTGACCGCCGAGGAAGAGGAGACTTGGGGCCCAACCGGCGCCGCAGTCGCGAATGCGCTTTTCAAGTTGGTGGCACTAAGTCCTCAAGACCGGCTCCTGGACGGCGATCCGGTGACTGCCGCGAGCTTCGCGGCGTACCTCAAGACGGTCGCCGCTGCAAAGGTCGAGGAGGGCCGCGAGGCTATCAACCCGACCGTGCTCAGCCTGCGTCGGCTATATCGCGGGAGCGCCGTGGGCAACGCCGGCAACCGCGGACTCGACGACGAGTTCGCACGACACACATATGTCGAGACCCGGCTCGACACCCGCCTCACTCCGAGCGTGCTGGCCGGCGAACTCGACGTCGTCCTCCTGACCGGCAACCCAGGGGACGGCAAGACCTCCTACCTATACACGCTGCGCGAGTATCTGTTCGAGACAGGCGCTCACGACGTCGTGGAGCCGACGGCGGCGGGCTGGCGAATGAAGCGCGGCAGCCGCACGTACGCCGCGGTCTACGACGCAAGCGAGGCGCGTGACGGGAAGACGTCTGACGAGATCCTCAGCGAGGCGCTGATGGGCGATGCCGAACACACCGCCCTCGTCGCGATCAATGACGGCAGGCTTCTCAACTTCTTCGTGGCCCACCAAGACGTCTTCCCGGACTGCTATGTCGCGGTGAGCCGCTACTCGCAGGGCCAACCAACCGACACGCCCAGGATCGCGATCGTGGACCTCAAGCGCCGGTCCGTGGCACCCACCGCGCCTGACGACCACGGGCTGGCAGGCGCCGTCCTCGATTCGTTCGTGGCTCCGGCGCTGTGGACCGACTGCCGGACGTGTACAGCTCGAGGCGTGTGTCCGATTCTCGCTAACCGGAACCTGCTGCGCGAGGCGGGCAAGAGCCCGCTACTGGAACTAGTGTCGATCTCGCACCTGCGCCGCAAGCGTCGAGCGACCTTTCGCGACGTTCGGTCAGCCATCGCCTGGACGATCACCGGCGACCGAGGCTGCGAAGACATCCACGCCGCGCTCGCAGACGGGCGCGACCTGCGGATGACGGACGACTCCCGGGTCTTCGACGTCGCTTTCGACGCAGGCAACCAGGACTACCTCGTCGCCGAGTGGGCGACCGTCGACCCAGACCTGTTGAGCGCCCCTGGCGTCGAGCGTGCGCTGCGCGACGGCAGGTTCGTCCTCGATGGCGGACGCCGTCCGGGCTCAGAGAAGCGGCAGCTCTTCTTCGATGGCGCCGGGCAGAGCGGCGTGGGCCGCGGCGAGGTTCGGGCGTACCGGTTCTTCGACGAGTTCGTCGGCGTCCTTGACGGGCGTGAGGACATTGAGTTCGTGCTTGCCAAAGTCCTGCTCGGACTCAGCCGCGTGCTCGGGGCGCACGGTTACCGAGGATCCGCGCTCGCCCTGCTTGACGGCGAAAGTGCCGGCTGGTCGGTCCTTCGCGAAATCCCGGCAGAGGAGTTCACACTCGAGCCGCTCCCAACGGACGCGACATACGTCGAACAGCAGCCCGACGGTCTCAAGCTGTCGCACGCACTTGGCACCATCGTGCTGACGCTCGACTCCTACGAGCTTGTCCGGCGCGCGGCCGAGGGCGAGATCCTCGGCGACGCCGGCTCCGATGCGGTGAAGCTGGAGCTAAGCGCGTTCGGCAACGTGCTGCGGACGACTCCGGCCCATCGCGTCCAAGTGGTCGACCCAGCCGGGCGCCCCGATGCCATCAAGATCGTCGATGGCGTCATCACACGGGAAGGCGCGAACGCATGA
- a CDS encoding helicase HerA domain-containing protein translates to MLEALASRIVASVRGAEAGHCVRVDDILEEDAFALAALVRQEVDAAKVRIAVLAVQDQEDAVTVESAVGIRNDKTHAFVLMVPPGLAHAASSLDNSFERLPLVRELEEVATRLKHEVASRWPELPVTLVLRRSRVPIEARLDFLAAVLESEDSADFGKELWRVGLIVDTSEPPQLRANLDRNADLVAQVARPAVATATVRERLRKARVAQGEVFEKLVGVLNPAVADLRDTIGWTRKLFEEHGITLAGIPLDSEVESALIDLQLDSFTKPDGGVEAFSKLQATDDGALFVQTSQDNPSSIGLRWKTRPGKPSDVANWLLELLPPEDLRDDGTPSTLETKIKGTRLSATLKLELGADDLAAGALFVVRITALDANGTPMLLTDGTPAVRDSDQFEVIFEESLAERLTRQPSAGSLAEAQLHAVLSGALNTDVDMQAWDFGGRVFSVRIGKHLGAQVRIAPILVQLQRRVIAEPSVTALEATSEYGDPIDPADVTVQRWDLPLAFSKKRKELLTLLAQGAPHDVPEVFRWDAAARQAALDYVQTYKRALDSSDGALREALLRLDTLSLEVGTSVGTERAVVVLPIHPLRLGWIAAHYGVVETWCTDLVSLGGAKARRLVVDEALFARVRPTNLPFAGPNADGKVLVYFDEVAFGSAVLLEPNLAAPEAVASVVYAALDMPRESKALDSVAQMVSSRLRDFRQSHPEVQALRLAAMNPGDGEVLGLAVESLVDVAAAADEVASAAPPRVEVVAYGRHAGFAAPLPRLAQLQHTLQLAQVPGRQSHLAPPLGLAMREPGALVTDDRAAHVALIQDVATLELAPAVDEGSDRFTAFHDLLTPVITTRVAVDGKPGWLASPALASTPEAPGRAVVETHKSHQAALGSTLGLHAPPALRIGIEPDGLQAIRVLHELSDWVLTLDRFVGLDLYEDPIAIGLGSHSYMLDYAPDFIEGLSHRLTVTTKHRTEVAQILGHAMEELGLDALDQSITLVIDKLLTISGRLVLRLQGSESFAREAVSLAALVAHLDARRKLDDTIIVPVDSHDEIFGRQAREVDHAARRCDLLLVRVLRNGLRIECVEVKSRKAAALPTQLADDIVDQLEETKRLLVSRFFATDPPRVDAALQRARLAGMLHYYAERAAVSGTLSPEKLAGVHKLIDRHLETGAPVEISLHGYVISLHGAAGIPAQHRQVPIAVLTAADLGQAGFSTKFDPQRDDAFVLPEDAEDETLDETPATPSSEARAEAEPEPGAEPQPVPELEPEAVPEPELKLTPASTTTSAVTLDVVLGKDGQGGDVVWSVSTKGSPHAFVVGIPGQGKSVTTRRIVRAFSEAGLPSLLLDFHGDMATDPPPGASVIDASHGLPFSPFEGVLETGPVLNSLAFETAEIVAYVASLGEIQQSHVYKAIQEAYKDVVDGTTPQAPTVEHFADKLEAIEAAAKGKHARERIRPLTDFGLFAEDAVGTFDPRASGMVIDVSSITLEQVQLAAGAFLLRKVYRDMFQWPQDGKLKLAVVLDEAHRLAKDVTLPKLMKEGRKYGVVIVVASQGAADFHKDVVGNAGTKIVFRTNFPASKQVAGYLRGRTGQDLSLEIEKLSVGQAYVSTPDVPQARRTHMAP, encoded by the coding sequence GTGCTCGAGGCGCTCGCCTCCCGGATCGTCGCCTCGGTGCGGGGCGCCGAGGCGGGCCACTGTGTCCGCGTCGACGACATCCTCGAGGAGGACGCCTTCGCACTGGCCGCGCTCGTCCGGCAGGAGGTCGACGCAGCCAAGGTACGGATCGCTGTACTTGCTGTGCAAGACCAGGAAGACGCCGTGACGGTCGAGTCCGCGGTCGGCATCCGCAACGACAAGACCCACGCCTTCGTTCTGATGGTCCCGCCCGGCCTGGCCCATGCTGCGAGCTCCCTGGACAACTCGTTCGAACGTCTCCCCCTCGTCCGAGAGCTGGAGGAGGTCGCAACGCGCCTCAAGCACGAAGTCGCATCTCGCTGGCCGGAACTGCCCGTCACGCTCGTGCTGCGGAGGTCGCGCGTGCCGATCGAGGCAAGGCTCGACTTCCTGGCAGCGGTGCTGGAGTCCGAAGACTCCGCCGACTTCGGAAAGGAGTTGTGGCGGGTCGGTCTCATCGTCGACACGTCGGAGCCGCCGCAGCTGCGAGCCAATCTGGATCGCAATGCCGATCTGGTCGCCCAGGTGGCTAGGCCTGCCGTGGCGACCGCGACGGTCCGCGAGCGACTGCGCAAGGCTCGCGTCGCCCAGGGAGAGGTATTCGAGAAGCTGGTCGGGGTGCTTAATCCCGCGGTCGCCGATCTCCGCGACACGATCGGCTGGACGCGCAAGCTGTTCGAGGAACACGGCATCACCCTCGCCGGCATACCACTCGATAGCGAGGTCGAGTCCGCGCTCATTGATCTTCAGCTAGACAGTTTCACCAAACCGGACGGCGGCGTAGAGGCCTTCAGCAAGCTACAGGCGACGGACGACGGAGCCCTCTTCGTGCAGACGTCACAGGACAACCCGAGCTCGATCGGACTCCGGTGGAAGACTCGGCCGGGCAAGCCAAGCGACGTCGCAAACTGGCTTCTCGAACTCCTGCCACCGGAGGACCTCCGCGATGACGGTACTCCCTCCACGCTCGAGACCAAGATCAAGGGCACACGCCTGTCCGCCACCCTGAAACTTGAGCTGGGTGCCGACGACCTCGCGGCGGGCGCATTGTTCGTCGTTCGCATCACCGCACTCGACGCCAACGGCACCCCGATGCTGCTCACAGACGGGACGCCGGCGGTCAGGGACAGTGACCAATTCGAAGTCATCTTCGAGGAGTCACTAGCGGAACGGCTGACCCGCCAACCTTCAGCGGGCTCCTTGGCGGAGGCCCAGCTGCACGCGGTGCTCTCCGGTGCCTTGAACACCGACGTCGACATGCAGGCGTGGGACTTCGGCGGTCGGGTCTTCTCGGTACGGATCGGGAAGCACCTGGGGGCACAGGTGCGAATCGCACCGATCCTGGTGCAACTACAGCGCCGCGTGATCGCCGAACCCAGCGTCACGGCGTTAGAGGCGACCTCCGAGTACGGCGACCCCATCGACCCTGCCGACGTGACAGTGCAGCGCTGGGACCTCCCCTTGGCGTTCTCCAAGAAGCGCAAGGAGCTTCTCACGCTTCTCGCGCAGGGCGCTCCCCATGACGTGCCTGAGGTCTTCCGCTGGGACGCGGCCGCTCGGCAGGCAGCACTCGACTACGTGCAGACCTACAAGCGTGCCCTCGATTCCTCCGACGGGGCGCTGCGGGAAGCGCTGCTGCGGCTCGACACCCTGTCACTGGAAGTGGGTACGTCGGTCGGCACCGAGCGGGCCGTCGTCGTGTTGCCGATCCACCCACTCCGGCTCGGCTGGATCGCGGCGCACTACGGTGTCGTCGAAACGTGGTGCACGGACCTCGTTTCGCTCGGCGGCGCGAAGGCTCGCCGCTTGGTGGTCGACGAGGCGCTTTTCGCCCGCGTACGGCCGACGAACCTCCCCTTTGCCGGCCCCAACGCCGACGGCAAGGTCCTCGTCTACTTCGACGAGGTCGCCTTTGGCTCGGCTGTCCTCCTCGAGCCCAATCTCGCTGCCCCCGAAGCGGTGGCGTCGGTCGTCTACGCCGCCTTGGATATGCCGCGCGAATCGAAGGCGCTGGACTCCGTCGCCCAGATGGTGTCGAGCCGACTCAGGGACTTCCGCCAGTCGCACCCGGAAGTGCAGGCACTTCGCCTCGCTGCGATGAACCCCGGCGACGGCGAAGTGCTCGGCCTGGCTGTCGAATCGCTCGTCGACGTCGCGGCCGCGGCTGACGAAGTTGCATCCGCGGCCCCGCCGCGAGTGGAAGTCGTTGCCTACGGCCGTCACGCCGGCTTCGCCGCTCCGCTGCCGCGACTGGCGCAGCTGCAGCACACTCTGCAGCTCGCCCAGGTGCCGGGGCGTCAGAGCCACCTGGCGCCACCCCTCGGGCTCGCGATGCGTGAGCCAGGGGCGCTCGTTACCGACGATCGTGCCGCCCACGTTGCGCTGATCCAGGATGTGGCGACACTCGAACTCGCCCCAGCTGTTGACGAGGGGTCGGACCGGTTCACGGCATTTCACGACCTGCTCACACCGGTCATCACGACGCGAGTGGCCGTCGATGGCAAACCGGGTTGGTTGGCGTCACCGGCGCTGGCCTCGACACCGGAGGCTCCAGGGCGAGCTGTCGTGGAGACGCACAAGTCACATCAGGCAGCGCTCGGCTCCACACTCGGCTTGCACGCCCCTCCGGCGTTGCGGATCGGGATCGAACCCGACGGCCTACAGGCGATCCGCGTGCTTCACGAGTTGTCGGACTGGGTTCTGACGCTCGACCGCTTCGTCGGGCTCGACTTGTACGAAGACCCAATCGCGATCGGACTCGGCAGTCACAGCTACATGCTCGACTACGCCCCGGACTTCATCGAGGGGCTCAGCCACCGCCTAACGGTGACGACGAAACATCGCACCGAAGTCGCCCAAATCCTCGGGCACGCGATGGAGGAGCTCGGCCTCGACGCTCTCGACCAGTCGATAACCCTGGTCATCGACAAGCTGCTCACGATCTCCGGCCGCCTCGTGCTGAGGCTGCAAGGAAGCGAATCCTTCGCGCGAGAAGCGGTGAGCCTTGCCGCCCTCGTGGCTCACCTGGATGCCCGCAGGAAGCTGGACGACACCATTATCGTTCCTGTCGACTCACACGACGAGATCTTTGGACGGCAAGCACGCGAAGTTGATCATGCGGCGCGACGGTGCGACCTCCTGCTGGTGCGGGTGCTGCGCAACGGCCTGCGGATCGAGTGTGTCGAGGTGAAGTCCCGTAAGGCGGCGGCGCTCCCAACACAGCTCGCCGACGACATTGTCGACCAGCTCGAGGAGACCAAGCGCCTGCTGGTGTCAAGGTTCTTCGCGACCGACCCCCCGCGTGTCGACGCCGCGCTCCAGCGTGCGCGGCTCGCCGGCATGCTGCACTACTACGCCGAGCGGGCCGCGGTGAGCGGCACGCTGTCACCGGAAAAGCTCGCAGGTGTCCACAAGCTGATCGACCGGCATCTCGAGACCGGCGCGCCCGTGGAGATCTCTTTGCACGGTTACGTCATCAGCCTCCACGGTGCGGCAGGCATCCCGGCGCAGCACCGTCAGGTCCCGATCGCCGTATTGACCGCCGCCGACCTGGGCCAGGCCGGTTTCTCCACGAAGTTCGACCCGCAGCGCGACGATGCGTTCGTGCTCCCCGAGGACGCCGAGGACGAAACGCTCGACGAGACGCCGGCGACGCCAAGCTCGGAGGCAAGGGCCGAAGCCGAACCCGAACCGGGAGCCGAGCCCCAACCCGTCCCTGAACTCGAACCTGAAGCTGTCCCGGAGCCCGAACTGAAGCTCACTCCCGCCTCGACGACGACCTCGGCAGTGACGCTGGACGTCGTGCTGGGCAAGGACGGTCAGGGAGGCGATGTCGTCTGGTCGGTGAGCACTAAGGGCAGCCCGCACGCCTTCGTCGTCGGCATACCTGGACAGGGCAAGTCGGTGACGACCCGACGCATCGTTCGTGCGTTCTCCGAAGCGGGCTTGCCGTCGCTGCTGTTGGACTTCCACGGTGACATGGCCACCGACCCGCCACCGGGTGCCAGCGTGATCGACGCCAGCCACGGGCTCCCCTTCAGCCCCTTCGAAGGCGTCCTCGAGACAGGCCCGGTGCTCAACTCCTTGGCGTTCGAGACGGCCGAGATAGTCGCCTACGTCGCGAGTCTGGGAGAAATCCAGCAATCGCACGTGTACAAGGCCATTCAGGAGGCCTACAAAGATGTCGTCGACGGCACGACTCCGCAGGCGCCCACAGTCGAGCATTTCGCCGACAAGCTCGAAGCCATCGAGGCCGCAGCGAAGGGCAAGCACGCCCGCGAACGCATCCGGCCGCTAACCGACTTCGGGCTGTTCGCGGAAGATGCAGTTGGCACGTTCGACCCGCGCGCAAGCGGCATGGTCATCGACGTCAGCTCCATCACGCTAGAGCAGGTGCAACTGGCGGCCGGAGCCTTCCTGCTACGAAAGGTCTACCGCGACATGTTCCAGTGGCCGCAGGACGGGAAGCTCAAGCTCGCCGTCGTACTCGATGAGGCACACCGTCTGGCGAAGGACGTCACTCTCCCGAAGCTGATGAAAGAGGGCAGGAAATACGGCGTAGTCATTGTCGTGGCGAGCCAGGGAGCGGCCGACTTCCATAAGGATGTCGTGGGAAATGCGGGCACCAAGATCGTCTTCCGCACCAATTTCCCGGCCAGCAAGCAGGTCGCCGGCTATCTACGGGGGCGCACCGGTCAAGATCTCAGCCTAGAGATCGAAAAGCTCAGCGTAGGCCAAGCCTACGTTTCGACTCCCGACGTCCCCCAGGCCCGAAGGACCCACATGGCACCGTAG